Proteins encoded within one genomic window of Felis catus isolate Fca126 chromosome C1, F.catus_Fca126_mat1.0, whole genome shotgun sequence:
- the TMCO2 gene encoding transmembrane and coiled-coil domain-containing protein 2 codes for MSISLSSSSVWDNLVEYLSLSSIWKWLQATLLGETSPPQQTNFGVLDTLAPIVQVILGISFLLLMGVGVYILWKRSVRSIQKILLFIITLYKLYKKSADFFQALLVNPEGNALPGQDNNFFLSLGLQERILKKLQTVENKVKDLEGMIISHKPATKRDCSSEPYCSCSDCQSPLPASGFTSTSEM; via the exons ATGTCAATATCTTTGTCCTCATCTTCTGTCTGGGACAACCTCGTAGAATATCTCTCTCTGAGCTCAATATGGAAGTGGCTACAAGCAACTCTTCTGGGAGAGACTAGTCCACCTCAGCAAACAAATTTTGGAGTACTAGATACCCTTGCTCCAATTGTGCAAGTTATCCTGgggatttcttttttgcttttgatgGGAGTAGGAGTATATATCTTATGGAAACGAAGTGTTCGGTCAATTCAG aaaatactgtTGTTTATCATCACACTCTACAAACTTTACAAGAAGAGCGCAGATTTTTTTCAGGCTTTGCTGGTCAACCCAGAAGGGAACGCTCTCCCGGGTCAAGACAATAACTTCTTCCTGTCCTTGGGTCTgcaagagagaattttgaaaaaactTCAGACGGTGGAAAACAAAGTGAAGGACCTGGAGGGGATGATCATTTCCCACAAACCTGCCACGAAGAGGGATTGCTCCTCTGAGCCCTACTGCAGCTGCTCTGACTGCCAGAGTCCCTTGCCCGCATCAGGATTTACTTCCACATCTGAAATGTGA